CTGCTTTTCAGAATTTCGGAAAAGTCGAGTGTCCCTTTCAGCTCGCCGTGTTTGAGAAAACCACCGGATGCATAGCCGGCACGCGCAGAGCCTTTGTACAACGCGTTGTCATTGAGATCGCCGTAGTTCTTTATGAACGCGAGTAGTTGCTCTTTTTCTTCGTCTGAAATCGGCTGCTCGAACTGATTGGCGTCTACTGCTTTATGCAGTAGTTCCGACATGAAGCCGCGCGCATCTGTCGTGTATTCGCGAACCCGGACACGTTTGCCGCCAAAGGCGTTGTCATCCTGTGTCCAGGCCAGACGGTTATCGTTGGCCATGATGTCGAGCTCAACACCGAGCTCGCGGCAATAGTGCATGGCACGTTGGTGATGACCGGGCAAGCGAGCAGGGCCACCGTTGAAATACAGGTGCGGTTCGTCATCAAAATTAACGGTCTGGGCGTTACCCATTTCGTCGACAACATCACCGTGTCGGTAGGTAACATTGCGGCCACCTGCGCGGTTTGATGCCTCAAGTACAGTTACGTCGTAGCCTGCGCGTTCAAGCTCATACGCCGATGTCAGACCGGCGATGCCTGCACCGAGTATCACTACGCTTTTCTTGTTTCGGCCGACGTGCAGAAGATCGAGATAGGGCATTTCGCCCGTATCGGGCATCAGACCCATTGCTCTGCTGGTCTGATAAACAGCAGTAGCACCACCTACGGCACCGACAATGTTAAGAAAGTGCCGTCGTGATATTTGATCAGTCATATGTGGTCTTCTTTCTTTGATGCGAATCTGCGCAAGTACTTGTGCCATAGCCGCAGGCGTAAGAATCAGGTGCCAGCACCGAGTGTTGGTGTGTACGGAACACGATAAGTTCCGCGCTGGATATGACTGGTCCGGTGTCGGCTTTGCAGAGATCGCAGCGACAACCGGCTAGCTTTGCTACCGCCATTGCGAACTCAAAGTACTCCCCCCTATGAAGCAACGATCAGCGTTAATCTGCGACGACTAAGCAAGACCGTGCAGGTATTAGGCATGATAACCCGGCGGATTTCAACGGCAGCAAGAGAGCCGAATAAGCCTATAAATTACGGCTGAAATCAACATGCCCGGTAGTCGCACAAGGCAACGTACAGACATCGCTTGGTGCGTTTGCAACCGTGTTTGATGTCCGGTTGTTGCTTGCGAAAGTAATGTTATGGTGAGTCTTTGCTGCGCAGGGCCGGCGGTATGCCTGATGTCTAGAGTCCGGTTTCGCTCAACAAAAACAGGTCAGTCAAAAGGGCCCGCAGATGGATCGACGCATTCAGATTATCGACCAGTTCTGAACTGATTTTCTGCTGCGAGAGTACCAGTGATATCGCCGCCAATGACTTCCTCGCGTCTTCAATGGTTATTACGGAAAAGTCGTGACTGGAATCGGCAAGCTGTTCACAAATGTTCGCTGCCGCTTCGCTCATTCCGGTCAGTATTGTGCGGACCTCGGACGGGGCGGATTCGCCCTCGTCAGTGTCACGGCCTTGCGCGGCGTACGCCAGCAGAAATTCGTAGCCAGATTCGACGACATCGATCTGGTCATTTAGTGTGTTACTCACAGAAATGATTTGCTCTTGTTGCGGAGAGGGCGGGTATCGTATCGCGCTCAGGCTGACTCGTCAGGCGACCAGCGACTGGCGTCATGATTGGCATCAAGTTCGTCTCTTGAGACCCAACCTTTCAGCATTGAGCGCAGGTAAAACAGCTTCTCCGGACGAACACCGAAATACACGTGCAACGAGATCGTTGCGACGAGTAGCAATGTTGACAGTCCGTGTATGAAAAACAACCAACCGAGGGTCGCTTCCGACAGGGAGTTGGTGCGGTTCCACCACGGTGTGTCGATCATCGCGAACAGGCCAATGCCGGTTGCGATAACAGCCAGTGTGAGAACGGTTACGCCGAGGTGCATGCACTTCTGAGCCAGCGAATACTTGCCGGGTTTGACAGTGTCGTCGAACGGTTCTTTCAGGTCGCGGGGGCTGATCCACATGGACTTGAGGTCCTGCCAGAACAGCGAGCGCACAATGTGGAAAACCACAACCACCGTGAGCACGATGCCAGCCACCCAGTGGATGGTCAGCCATGAAAACTCGATGCCAATAATGGGCAAGATGCCCGTGATCAACAGTACGAATATGCTCGCAGCCATGACCCAGTGAAACAAGCGGTCGATGCCGTCATGGCGTTTTAGCCGCGGACCATCGCTGGACGGTTTGCGTGGTTTTTTCCGGGCGGCCTTGTATACCGCGTGTACCGCGATAAACAGGAACGACACGATAAGAATGACCCAAAGCAGATCCCAGGATACCCCCAGCAAAACTTCCCGGCCCCAGACGTCGTTCTTGAATGTTGCGATATCCATCAATTAGCCCCGCATCGCCCGCCGGACGAGATTTTCCATCAACGGCATTTTGAAGTGATTGTAATTAAGCGGTCTGGCGCCTTGTGCTGCCAACGGCGCAAGCTTGTCGCCCGTCGCATCGCCCAGTGACTGGCCGCGCGCGGCTTGCTCCACCTTGTTTAGCCGGTAAGGTACAGCGGCAACTCCGCCGCAAACAAACCGGCATTCGCCAATGACGTTGTCGCTGACGTCCATGGCGACCGCGATGCTGACCAGGGCGAAGTCCCAGACATTGCGATCCGCCACTTTCTCGAAATAGAAGCGTTTGCCGGCCCACTTGCTGGGCAGTCGGACAGCGGCCAGAATTTCACCGGGTTCCAGCGAGGTCATGCGTGTGATGTGTGTTGCCGGGCCGGCGAAAAATTTGCTGGCCGGCACCGTGCGTTCACCATCGACGCTGTTGATGACCATGGTTGCATCGAGCGCGACCATCGCGGTGGCGGTGTCCGACGGGCTCACCGCTACGCATCGACTGGCGCCGAACAATGCGTGCTCGCGATTCATGCCCTCCGGACTGTCCGCGTAACAAAGGTTGCCGCCTGCCCGATAACAGGAGAGGCCGCGGCGGTAATACCAGCAGCGCGTGTCCTGCACGAGGTTGCCACCGAGCGTGCCGACATTGCGAATCTGTGGGCTGGCAACACGTGACGCGGCATCGACCAGCAAACGGTAGCGTTCCTTCAGCAGCGGGTTACGGATAATGTCGCGTAACGTCGTTGCAGCACCGATCTCAATGCCATCGGCCGTCTCGCGAATACCCTTCAAGGCCTCGATGCCGTTCAGGTCAATCATCGCTTGCGGGTTCTTGGCGCGGTCTTTCAGCCAGCCGTAGGTATCCTGGCCGCCGCCGAGGAGCCAGCCTTGTTCGCCCAGTCGGTCAGCCAGTTCCAGCGCGTCGTCGAGTTCCGCGGGCTGGTAGAGCTGTACATTGGGCATGACATCGAAAGAAGCCATATCTACCTCAGAAGTTGTTGGTCTGTAACGGCTTGAACGACTGATCACGTCCCGCTACGTAGTTCAGAATCATGTCAGGACTAACGGGTGTGCGACCGAATACATGTCCGTCGAGCGCATCCGCAATCGCCGAGGTCAGTGCGGCCACTGAGCAGCCCATTGCCGGCTCGCCAATGCCGCGGGCGCCGAACGGGCTTTGTGGATCCGGAATATCAACAGCGCCAGTCTTTATCTCTGACGGTGTATCCAGGTAGGAAGGAATCCGGCACTGGTGATAGCCGACGTTGGCCGGCAAGCCGTTTTGCGGGTCATAGACATGACGTTCAAGTCCGGCCATTCCCATGCCCCAAACAGCACCGCCGCGCATCTGTGCAGCGAGCCCTTGCGGATGCACGACTTTGCCGCACTCGGCAATGCCGACGTAATCGAGAATCTCGTATTTGCCGGTTTCGAGGTCGAGTTCAATCTCAGCGAACGCGACCGCGAGGCCGGGTATCGTGCCTTCCTGGTGCAGCTTGTCTTTGGCGACGCCGATGAGGCCGGTGCCGGCAATGTTTTGCACGGCCCGTACCGTGATCTCATGAATGTCATCGGGATAGGTTTCGCCACTGAGCGCGCCGCCGAGCTGGACGGCTTTCGCTGCCGCTTCCGCGTAGCTCATGCCGCTGGCCGCATTGCTGGCGAGAAACACGCGCTGGCCATCGATGTCGTAGTCGTCAGCACTGCCACCGAGTGTGGCGGCGGCGACTTGCTTGAGTTTATCGACGGCATCCATTGCGGCCACGTAATTGGCCCGTTGATGGGTGAAGCTGGTGTTGCTGCCAGCCTGGTAGCTGCTCCACGGCAGGTTCGCTTCCGTCGAGCCGTGGTGAATGACGCAATCTTCCCAGTTGCATTTCAGCACTTCTGCGGCGGCCCGGGTCGTAGAGGCATAGCTGTACGTACCCAGATTGCCAACGCCACTGTGCAGATGAATCTTGCCATCCGGCGTTATCCGCACCAGGCCGTCGTAGCCCTTGTCGCCAGCCGAGTGATAACCCTGGCCGACGCCGAGGCCGCGAATCTTGCTGCCGTTCTTGCGCGGCTTGTATTTCTTGGCCGCCCAGTCGAACATCTCGGCACCCATTTCCAGCGCTTCTTTCATGTATGCGCTGGTGATCGAATGCTGGTCGGCGTACACGGTTGTTGCATTGTTCGCGGCATTGACCTTGCGCAACTCAACGCGGTCCATGTTGAGCTGCTTGGCAGCCTTGTCCATGATCGGTGCCATCACGGCGGCAATCTGGTTTTGGCCAGGCCCGCGTTGCGCGCCCCGTGGCGTAGTGTTGGTCAGTACCGGCAATCCGCGGAAGCGCATGGACAGCGGGTCGTAAACGAGCGATACCGCACCGGCAGCCGACGAACCGTCGCCGCCAGTCGCATTGGGTCCGATGTCTTCAATAATGAACATGTCGGCGGCGGTCATGCGACCGTCGGCGGCAAAACCAATTTTCATCCAGCCCTGGAAGCCCACGCGCGCCGAGCCTACGTAATATTCCTGTTCCCGGGTGATGCGCAACTGCACCGGTCGACCGATCTTCTTCGAGAACCAGCCGGGCAGAGCAGCCATCGGGTAGGCGCCGATCTTGGAGCCGAAGCCGCCACCGGTGTGCTCACTGACCAGTACGACATCTTTCATTTCGACTTCGAGCAGGCGCGCGAGACCGGGCATCCAGAAGCTCTGGCTTTGTGCGGAGCCGTACACATAACAGGTTCCGTTTTGCCAGTAAGCCATGGCGGTACGGGGTTCCATGCTCATGTGCGCATAGCCGGTCGTGACAAACGGCTCTTCGATGATTACCGACGCTTCAGCAAAACCTTTGTCGACATCGCCGTAAGACCATTCGTTCGCGTGCTCGCCGGTCGGTTCTTTACCGGCGCGGAATTCGGCGATTTGTTCCGGGGTCCATTTGATATTGCGAAACCCGGAGCCTTCACGGGAGCGCACATAGACGTTGCCTTCTTCGCGGGCGTCCGGCCCGTTCTCGATCAGGCTGTCGAGCGGGTCTACCGCGAACGGCAGCGGTTCGATGGTTACCTTGATGGCCGCCAACGCATTCTCAGCCGTGGTTTCATCTTCTGCCGCCACCGCCAGGATCGGGTCGCCAACGTACACCGGCGTGTTCGTCAGGATGGCCGCGTTCGGCGCTTCCATGACGGGGACGTCGTCGGCGGTCAGTATGCCGATAACACCGGGCATGTTTTCCGCAGCGCTGGTGTCTATGTTGGTGACCCGGCCGTGGGCCATCGGGCTGGTGTACAACCGGGCGTAAACCATGCCTTCCGCGCGGAAGTCCTCGGCGTACTTGGCTTTGCCGGTGACTTTGCCCTTGATGTCTGGCGGCGTGAAGTCCTT
The DNA window shown above is from Woeseia oceani and carries:
- a CDS encoding cytochrome b/b6 domain-containing protein, encoding MDIATFKNDVWGREVLLGVSWDLLWVILIVSFLFIAVHAVYKAARKKPRKPSSDGPRLKRHDGIDRLFHWVMAASIFVLLITGILPIIGIEFSWLTIHWVAGIVLTVVVVFHIVRSLFWQDLKSMWISPRDLKEPFDDTVKPGKYSLAQKCMHLGVTVLTLAVIATGIGLFAMIDTPWWNRTNSLSEATLGWLFFIHGLSTLLLVATISLHVYFGVRPEKLFYLRSMLKGWVSRDELDANHDASRWSPDESA
- a CDS encoding FAD binding domain-containing protein codes for the protein MASFDVMPNVQLYQPAELDDALELADRLGEQGWLLGGGQDTYGWLKDRAKNPQAMIDLNGIEALKGIRETADGIEIGAATTLRDIIRNPLLKERYRLLVDAASRVASPQIRNVGTLGGNLVQDTRCWYYRRGLSCYRAGGNLCYADSPEGMNREHALFGASRCVAVSPSDTATAMVALDATMVINSVDGERTVPASKFFAGPATHITRMTSLEPGEILAAVRLPSKWAGKRFYFEKVADRNVWDFALVSIAVAMDVSDNVIGECRFVCGGVAAVPYRLNKVEQAARGQSLGDATGDKLAPLAAQGARPLNYNHFKMPLMENLVRRAMRG
- a CDS encoding xanthine dehydrogenase family protein molybdopterin-binding subunit, producing MSDYKHIGKDFTPPDIKGKVTGKAKYAEDFRAEGMVYARLYTSPMAHGRVTNIDTSAAENMPGVIGILTADDVPVMEAPNAAILTNTPVYVGDPILAVAAEDETTAENALAAIKVTIEPLPFAVDPLDSLIENGPDAREEGNVYVRSREGSGFRNIKWTPEQIAEFRAGKEPTGEHANEWSYGDVDKGFAEASVIIEEPFVTTGYAHMSMEPRTAMAYWQNGTCYVYGSAQSQSFWMPGLARLLEVEMKDVVLVSEHTGGGFGSKIGAYPMAALPGWFSKKIGRPVQLRITREQEYYVGSARVGFQGWMKIGFAADGRMTAADMFIIEDIGPNATGGDGSSAAGAVSLVYDPLSMRFRGLPVLTNTTPRGAQRGPGQNQIAAVMAPIMDKAAKQLNMDRVELRKVNAANNATTVYADQHSITSAYMKEALEMGAEMFDWAAKKYKPRKNGSKIRGLGVGQGYHSAGDKGYDGLVRITPDGKIHLHSGVGNLGTYSYASTTRAAAEVLKCNWEDCVIHHGSTEANLPWSSYQAGSNTSFTHQRANYVAAMDAVDKLKQVAAATLGGSADDYDIDGQRVFLASNAASGMSYAEAAAKAVQLGGALSGETYPDDIHEITVRAVQNIAGTGLIGVAKDKLHQEGTIPGLAVAFAEIELDLETGKYEILDYVGIAECGKVVHPQGLAAQMRGGAVWGMGMAGLERHVYDPQNGLPANVGYHQCRIPSYLDTPSEIKTGAVDIPDPQSPFGARGIGEPAMGCSVAALTSAIADALDGHVFGRTPVSPDMILNYVAGRDQSFKPLQTNNF